From Mycobacterium lacus, one genomic window encodes:
- a CDS encoding Zn-ribbon domain-containing OB-fold protein, which produces MKTEGLFPPHGADPATGLPTSEFVELPDKGTVTTFAIINIPFQGQRIKPPYVAAYVLLDGADIPVLHLVSDVDAHDVRMGMRVEAVWKPRDEWGFGVDNIEYFRPTGEPDADYDTYKHHL; this is translated from the coding sequence GTGAAAACGGAAGGTCTATTTCCGCCGCACGGCGCCGACCCGGCCACCGGCCTACCGACGAGCGAGTTCGTCGAGCTGCCCGACAAAGGCACGGTGACGACGTTCGCGATCATCAACATCCCATTCCAGGGTCAGCGCATCAAGCCTCCGTACGTGGCGGCCTACGTGTTGCTCGACGGCGCGGATATTCCGGTCCTGCATCTGGTTTCCGACGTCGACGCGCACGACGTCCGGATGGGCATGCGCGTCGAGGCGGTGTGGAAACCTCGCGACGAGTGGGGCTTCGGGGTCGACAACATCGAATACTTCCGGCCCACCGGCGAACCGGACGCCGACTACGACACCTACAAGCACCACCTGTAA